The genomic region GCTGCCTGATCATGCTCGGCGCCGACCACCACGGCTACGTCGGGCGGATGAACGCCATGTGCGCCGCCTTCGGCGACACCCCGGGCACCAACCTCGAGATCCTGATCGGCCAGATGGTCAACCTGGTCCGCGACGGGCAGCCGCTGCGGATGTCCAAGCGCGCCGGGACCGTGGTCACCATCGACGACCTGGTCGGAGCCATCGGCGTCGACGCCGCGCGCTACGCCCTGGCGCGCTACAGCTCCGACTCCAACATCGACCTCGACCTCGACCTGTGGTCGCGCGCCGACAGCGACAACCCGGTCTACTACGTCCAGTACGCGCACGCCCGGATCTCCTCGATCCTGCGCAACGCCGCCGACCTCGGCTTCGCCGGGCCCGGCTCGGTGCCCGAGGACTTCGACCCCGCCCTGCTCTCGCACGAGAAGGAGGGCGAGCTGCTGCGTGCGCTGGCCGAGTTCCCCCGGGTCGTGGCCAGCGCCGCCGAGCTGCGCGAGCCGCACCGGGTGGCGCGCTACCTCGAGGACACCGCGGGGGTCTACCACCGCTTCTACGACAACTGCCGCGTGCTGCCGATGGGCGACGAGGAGCCGAACGACCTGCACCGGGCCCGCCTGGTGCTGGTGGCGGCGACCCGCACGGTGCTGGCCAACGGCCTGCGCCTGCTCGGGGTCTCGACGCCGGAGCGGATGTGAGCTGAGTGCCCGTCTCCCACGAGGCCGGCTGGGCGCACGCCGACGGGGCCCTGAAGGGTCCCTCCTGGCTGCGCCAGCCCGCCGACCCCAACGAGCTGGTCCAGCACCTGTGGTCGCGCACGGCGCGCAAGGACGACGGCGTGCTCAGCGTCGGCGGCGTCGCGCTGCCCGACCTGGTCGCCGAGCACGGCTCGCCGGCGTACGTGCTCGACGAGACCGACTTCCGCTCGCGGGCGGCCGCGTTCCGCGACGCCTTCGCCGACTACGACGTCTTCTACGCCGGCAAGGCGTTCCTGTGCACCGCCGTCGCGCGCTGGGTCGCCGACGAGGGGCTGTGCCTCGACGTGTGCACCGGCGGTGAGCTGGCGGTCGCCGAGCGGGCCGGCTTCCCGATGGACCGCGTCGGGTTCCACGGCAACAACAAGTCGCCCGCCGAGATCGAGCGGGCGGTGCGGCTCGGCGTGGGCCGGGTCATCGCCGACTCCACCGCCGAGATCGAGCGGCTCGCGGAGGTCGCCGAGCGCCTGGGCACCACGGTGCGGGTGATGGTGCGGGTGACGGCGGGCGTCGAGGCGCACACCCACGAATACATCGCCACCGCCCACGAGGACCAGAAGTTCGGCTTCTCCATCACCTCCGGCGACGCCCTCGAGGCCGTACGCCGCGTGCAGGAGGCCCCGGGTCTCGAGCTGCTGGGCCTGCACTCCCACATCGGCAGCCAGATCTTCGACTCCTCGGGCTTCGAGGTGGCGGCGCGCCGCGTGCTCGCGCTGCACGCACGGGTAGCCGACGAGCTCGGCGTCACGATGCCCGAGATGGACCTCGGCGGCGGATTCGGCATCGCCTACACCACCCAGGACGACCCCGCCGAGCCGGCGCAGCTGGCCGCGGAGATGTCGGCGATCGTCGAGCACGAGTGCCGCGCGCTGGGCATCGACGTGCCGGCCCTGTCCATCGAGCCGGGCCGCGCGATCGTCGGACCCTCGGTCTGCACCGTCTACGAGGTCGGCACCGTCAAGCCGGTGCGCCTCGACGGGGGCGCGGTGCGCACCTACGTCTCGGTCGACGGGGGCATGAGCGACAACATCCGCACCGCCCTCTACGACGCCGACTACTCCTGCACGCTGGCCGGGCGCGCCTCCGCGGCGGCCCCGCTGCTGGCCCGGGTGGTCGGCAAGCACTGCGAGGCCGGCGACGTCGTGGTCAAGGACGAGTTCCTGCCCGGCGACGTCGCGCCGGGCGACCTGGTGGCGGTGCCGGGCACCGGCGCCTACTGCCGCTCGATGGCCTCGAACTACAACCACACGCTGCGCCCCCCGGTGATCGCGGTGCGGGACGGGGTCGCGCGTGTGGTCGTACGACGTGAGACTGAGCAGGACCTGTTGGCAACGGACGTGGATGACCCCGAGGTGATCGAGTCGTGACGGAGAGTGGCAAGCCGCTCAAGGTGGCCGTGCTGGGCTGTGGCTCGGTGGGCTCCCAGGTGGTGCGCCTGCTCGTGGAGCAGGCCGCCGACCTGGGCGCCCGCGTGGGTGTGCCGGTCGAGCTGGCCGGGGTGGCCGTGCGCCGCCTCGACGCGGCCCGCGAGGTGGAGATGCCCGAGGGGCTGCTGACCACCGACGCCGAGGGCCTGGTGGCCCGCGACGACGTCGACCTCGTGGTCGAGGTCATCGGCGGCATCGAGCCCGCGCGCAGCCTGATCCTGTCGGCGCTCGAGCACGGTGCGTCCGTGGTCACGGCCAACAAGGCCCTGCTCGCCGAGGACGGACCGACCCTCTTCGAGGCGGCGGCCAAGGCCGGTCGCGACCTCTACTACGAGGCCGCCGTCGCCGGCGCGATCCCGATCCTGCGCCCGCTGCGCGAGTCGCTGGCCGGCGACAAGGTGACGCGGGTGCTGGGCATCGTCAACGGCACCACCAACTTCATCCTCGACAAGATGGACTCCTCCGGCGCCGGCTTCGCCGACGCGCTCGAGGAGGCCCAGGAGCTGGGCTACGCCGAGGCCGACCCGACCGCCGACGTCGAGGGCTTCGACGCCGCGGCCAAGGCCGCGATCCTGGCCTCGCTGGCCTTCCACACCCGCGTCACCGCCTCCGACGTCCACCGCGAGGGCATCACCGAGGTCAGCGCCGCCGACGTCGCCTCGGCGACCGAGATGGGCTGCGTGGTCAAGCTGCTGGCGATCTGCGAGCTGCGCGAGCAGCCGGGCGGCGACGAGGCCGTCTCGGTGCGCGTGCACCCGGCGATGATCCCGCGCAGCCACCCGCTGGCCTCGGTCCGCGAGGCCTACAACGCCGTCTTCGTGGAGTCCGAGGCCGCCGGCCAGCTGATGTTCTACGGTCCCGGGGCCGGCGGCGCGCCGACGGCCTCGGCCGTGCTCGGTGACCTGGTCACCGTGGCCCGCAACCGGCGCGAGGGCGTCACCGGCGCCGGCGAGTCGGCGTACGCCGACCGGGCCGTGCTGCCGATGGGCGAGGCCCGCACCCGCTACCACGTGGCCATCGACGTCGACGACCGCGCCGGTGTGCTGGCCACGGTCGCGACCGCCTTCGCCGAGCACGGCGTCTCGATCCGCACCGTGCACCAGGAGGGCCGCGACGACGACGCCCAGCTGGTCGTGGTCTCCCACGAGGCCACCGACGCCCAGCTGCGCGCCACCGTCGAGCACCTGCAGCAGATGGACATCGTGCGCGAGGTCAGCTCGGTGATGCGCGTCGAAGGAGGAGCAGAGTGAGCACCCACCAGCTCGACCGCGAGGCCGGTCGCGCCACCCACCAGTGGCGCGGGGTCATCGAGGAGTACCGCCACCTGCTCGAGATCCCGCAGGACGCGCCGGCGGTGACGCTGCGCGAGGGCGGCACCCCGCTGGTGCACTCCGAGTGGCTCTCCGGGCTGACCGGCGCCGAGGTGCACCTCAAGGTCGAGGGCGACAACCCCACCGGCTCCTTCAAGGACCGCGGCATGACCGCGGCGATCTCGGTGGCCAAGCACGAGGGCGCGCGCGCCGTGGTCTGCGCCTCGACGGGCAACACCTCGGCCTCGATGGCGGCGTACGCCGCCAAGGCCGGCCTGACCCCGCTGGTGCTGGTGCCCGAGGGCAAGATCGCCGCCGGCAAGATGGCCCAGGCGATCGTGCACGGCGCCCAGGTGATCATGGTGCGCGGCAACTTCGACGACTGCCTGCAGATCGCCAAGGAGCTGGCCGAGCAGTACCCGGTGGCCCTGGTGAACTCGGTCAACCCGGTGCGGCTGCAGGGCCAGAAGAGCGCGGCGTTCGAGATCGTCGACTTCCTCGGCGACGCCCCCGACTTCCACCTGCTGCCGGTCGGCAACGCGGGCAACATCTCGGCGTACTGGATGGGCTACCGGCAGTTCGCCGAGCTCGGCCGCGCCACCAGGCGGCCGGTGATGCGCGGGTTCCAGGCCGAGGGCGCCAGCCCGCTGGTGACCGGCGAGCCGTTCCCCGAGCCCGAGACCAAGGCCACCGCGATCCGCATCGGCAACCCCGCCTCGTGGTCGCTCGCGGTCGAGGCGGCCGAGGAGTCCGGCGGCCGGTTCGCAGCCGTCAGCGACGAGCAGATCCTCGACGCGCAGCGCAGGCTGGCCCAGCGCGACGGCGTCTTCGTCGAGCCGGCCTCGGCCGCCGGCGTCGCCGGGCTGCTGCAGGAGCTCGAGGCGGGGGAGTCCTACGCCGGCTCGACGGTCGTGGTCACCGTGACCGGGCACGGCCTCAAGGACACCGCGACGGCGCTGGAGGCCTACTCGGTCGCCCAGGCCGAGCAGGGACGCCCCGGCATCGTCGACACCGTGATCGACAACGACGTCGTCGCCGCCGCCCGCGCCGCCGGGCTCGCCTGACCCGATGACCTCCTTCGTCACCGGGCCGGTGCGCGTCACGGTGCCGGCCACCTCGGCCAACCTCGGTCCCGGCTTCGACTCGATGGGGCTCGCGCTCGACCTGCGCGACGAGCTCGAGGCCGAGGTCGTCGGCGACGGTGTCGAGGTGCTGGTGGAGGGCGCCGGCGCCGATGGCGTGCCGCGCGACGCCACCCACCTGGTGGTGCGGGCGATGCAGGTGGCCTTCGACGCGATGGGCGTGCGCCCCCCGGGCCTGCGGCTGCACTGCCGCAACGTGATCCCGCACGCGCGCGGCCTGGGCTCGTCCTCCGCCGCGATCGTCGCCGGCGTCACGCTCGGGCGTGCCCTGGTGGCGGGCGGTGCGCTGCTGCTCGACGACGACCGGGTGCTCGACCTGTGCGCCGGCCTCGAGGGACACCCCGACAACGTGGCTCCGGCCCAGCTGGGCGGCTTCGTGGTCGCTGGTCGGGACGACGACGGTGGCTTCTACGCCGTGCCCTGCCCGGTCGACCCGCGCGTCGGCGCGGTCGTGATGGTGCCGCCGACCCCGGTCTCCACCGAGCAGGCCCGCGGGCTGCTGCCGGCCACGGTGCCGCACGCCGATGCCGCGGCCGACGCGGGTCGGGCCGCGCTGCTGGTGGCCGCGCTGGCCGGTCAGCCTGAGCACCTGCTGCGCGCCACCCGCGACTACCTGCACCAGGACTACCGCCGCCCGGCGATGCCCGAGTCGCTCGAGCTGGTCGACCGGTTGCGCGCCGACGGCGTGGCCGCGGTCGTGTCCGGGGCCGGACCGACCGTCCTGGCGTTCTGCGACGGCCCGGCGACCGCCCTGACCGCCTCGCTGCTCGAGAGGTGCCCCGCGGGCTGGTGGGCCTCCTACCTGGCCCTGGACACCAGCGGCGTGCGGGTGCTCTGAGCCCGCCGCGCGCCGGTGCTAGTCTGACCGCGCGCCGACGACCAGCTCCTCCGGCGTGCACCCGCGATCTGCGGGGTGCGTCCCTCTCCGCCGTGCGGTGGCGGGACCAGTGACCAGCAGCCCCCGGCCAGCCCCGGCGGCTCCGCGAGACGTCGATAGGACCCACGTGACGCAAGACTCCGTCCCCGCGCCCGACGAGGCCAGCACCCCCAAGAAGCGGGCAGGGGGACTGAACGGGATGCTCATCGCCGACCTCAAGTCACTGGCCACCGGGCTCGGCATCGCCGGTGCCGGAGGGATGCGCAAGGCCCAGCTGGTCGAGGCGATCAAGGCCGCCCAGTCGCAACCGAAGACCCAGTCGCAGCCGAAGGCCCAGTCCGAGCCGAAGGCCCAGCCCCAGGAGACGACCCCGGAGGCGCCCGCCTCGGCCGGCACGACCCGGACCACCACGACCACGCGCCAGCGCACGCGGGTGCGTGCCGACCAGCCTGCCGCCGCCCAGCCTGCTGCCCAGCCTGAGCAGCCCGCCCAGGACAAGGGCCAGGACAAGGGCAAGGGCCAGGACAAGGGCCAGGACAAGGGCAAGGGCCAGGACAAGGGCCAGGACAAGGGCCGCGAGCAGCAGGGTCGCGGGCAGCAGGACAGGTCCGCGCAGGACAAGCAGTCGCAGCAGGACAAGCAGTCCGGCAACCAGGGCAACCAGGACAAGCAGGACAAGCAGGACAAGCAGGGCGGCAAGCAGAACCAGAACCAGCACCAGCACCAGAACCAGCAGAACCAGCAGGGCCAGCAGGGCCAGCAGGGCCAGCAGGGCCAGCAGGACCAGGGTGACGACGACGGCGACGGACGTGGACGCAGCCGGCGTCGTCGCGGCCGCGACCGGGACCGCACCCGCGGCGGCAGCGGCAGCGGCGGTGGCGGTGGCGGCGGGCGCAACGAGCCCGACACCACGGTGCTCGAGGACGACGTGCTGGTCCCCGCCGCGGGCATCCTCGACGTGCTCGACAACTACGCGTTCGTGCGCACCAGCGGCTACCTGCCCGGTGCCGACGACGTCTACGTCTCGCTCTCGATGGTGCGCAAGTTCGGGCTGCGGCGCGGCGACGCGGTCGTCGGCCAGGTGCGCCAGCCCCGCGAGGGCGAGCGCAAGGAGAAGTTCAACCCGATGGTGCGCATCGAGAGCGTCAACGGCGCCGACCCCGACGCCGCCCGCACCCGGGTGGAGTTCGAGAAGATGACGCCCCTGCACCCCTCCGAGCGGCTGCGCCTCGAGAAGGGTCCCGACGACCTCATCGGCCGCACGATCGACCTGGTGGCGCCGATCGGCAAGGGCCAGCGCGGGCTGATCAGCTCGCCCGCCCACGCCGGCAAGACCGCCGTGCTGCAGGGCGTGGCCGCCTCGCTGAGCGCCAACAACCCCGAGTGCCACCTCATGGTGGTGCTGGTCGACGAGCGGCCCGAGGAGGTCACCGACTACGAGCGCTCGGTCAAGGGCGAGGTCATCTCCTCGACCTTCGACCGCCAGCCCTCCGACCACACGGTCGTCGCCGAGCTGGCGATCGAGCGGGCCAAGCGTCTCGTCGAGCTGGGCCACGACGTCGTCGTGCTCCTCGACGGCATCACGCGGCTCGGTCGTGCCTACCACCTGGCCGGCACCGGCAACGGCCGGGTGCTCTCGGGCGGCGTCGACTCGACGGCCCTGCACCCGCCCAAGCAGTTCTTCGGCGCGGCCCGCAACATCGAGAACGGCGGCTCGCTGACGGTGCTGGCCACCGCCACGGTCGAGAGCGGCTCCAAGGTCGACG from Nocardioides salarius harbors:
- the rho gene encoding transcription termination factor Rho — encoded protein: MTQDSVPAPDEASTPKKRAGGLNGMLIADLKSLATGLGIAGAGGMRKAQLVEAIKAAQSQPKTQSQPKAQSEPKAQPQETTPEAPASAGTTRTTTTTRQRTRVRADQPAAAQPAAQPEQPAQDKGQDKGKGQDKGQDKGKGQDKGQDKGREQQGRGQQDRSAQDKQSQQDKQSGNQGNQDKQDKQDKQGGKQNQNQHQHQNQQNQQGQQGQQGQQGQQDQGDDDGDGRGRSRRRRGRDRDRTRGGSGSGGGGGGGRNEPDTTVLEDDVLVPAAGILDVLDNYAFVRTSGYLPGADDVYVSLSMVRKFGLRRGDAVVGQVRQPREGERKEKFNPMVRIESVNGADPDAARTRVEFEKMTPLHPSERLRLEKGPDDLIGRTIDLVAPIGKGQRGLISSPAHAGKTAVLQGVAASLSANNPECHLMVVLVDERPEEVTDYERSVKGEVISSTFDRQPSDHTVVAELAIERAKRLVELGHDVVVLLDGITRLGRAYHLAGTGNGRVLSGGVDSTALHPPKQFFGAARNIENGGSLTVLATATVESGSKVDEVIFEELTGTANMELRLSRELAMRRVFPAVDVARSGTRHTELLLGEGELPVVEALVDALAQQGSEAAMRDLRERLTSTQTNYEMLSGFQRAPGRAARR
- the thrC gene encoding threonine synthase, with amino-acid sequence MSTHQLDREAGRATHQWRGVIEEYRHLLEIPQDAPAVTLREGGTPLVHSEWLSGLTGAEVHLKVEGDNPTGSFKDRGMTAAISVAKHEGARAVVCASTGNTSASMAAYAAKAGLTPLVLVPEGKIAAGKMAQAIVHGAQVIMVRGNFDDCLQIAKELAEQYPVALVNSVNPVRLQGQKSAAFEIVDFLGDAPDFHLLPVGNAGNISAYWMGYRQFAELGRATRRPVMRGFQAEGASPLVTGEPFPEPETKATAIRIGNPASWSLAVEAAEESGGRFAAVSDEQILDAQRRLAQRDGVFVEPASAAGVAGLLQELEAGESYAGSTVVVTVTGHGLKDTATALEAYSVAQAEQGRPGIVDTVIDNDVVAAARAAGLA
- the thrB gene encoding homoserine kinase, producing the protein MTSFVTGPVRVTVPATSANLGPGFDSMGLALDLRDELEAEVVGDGVEVLVEGAGADGVPRDATHLVVRAMQVAFDAMGVRPPGLRLHCRNVIPHARGLGSSSAAIVAGVTLGRALVAGGALLLDDDRVLDLCAGLEGHPDNVAPAQLGGFVVAGRDDDGGFYAVPCPVDPRVGAVVMVPPTPVSTEQARGLLPATVPHADAAADAGRAALLVAALAGQPEHLLRATRDYLHQDYRRPAMPESLELVDRLRADGVAAVVSGAGPTVLAFCDGPATALTASLLERCPAGWWASYLALDTSGVRVL
- the lysA gene encoding diaminopimelate decarboxylase, which codes for MPVSHEAGWAHADGALKGPSWLRQPADPNELVQHLWSRTARKDDGVLSVGGVALPDLVAEHGSPAYVLDETDFRSRAAAFRDAFADYDVFYAGKAFLCTAVARWVADEGLCLDVCTGGELAVAERAGFPMDRVGFHGNNKSPAEIERAVRLGVGRVIADSTAEIERLAEVAERLGTTVRVMVRVTAGVEAHTHEYIATAHEDQKFGFSITSGDALEAVRRVQEAPGLELLGLHSHIGSQIFDSSGFEVAARRVLALHARVADELGVTMPEMDLGGGFGIAYTTQDDPAEPAQLAAEMSAIVEHECRALGIDVPALSIEPGRAIVGPSVCTVYEVGTVKPVRLDGGAVRTYVSVDGGMSDNIRTALYDADYSCTLAGRASAAAPLLARVVGKHCEAGDVVVKDEFLPGDVAPGDLVAVPGTGAYCRSMASNYNHTLRPPVIAVRDGVARVVVRRETEQDLLATDVDDPEVIES
- a CDS encoding homoserine dehydrogenase, with translation MTESGKPLKVAVLGCGSVGSQVVRLLVEQAADLGARVGVPVELAGVAVRRLDAAREVEMPEGLLTTDAEGLVARDDVDLVVEVIGGIEPARSLILSALEHGASVVTANKALLAEDGPTLFEAAAKAGRDLYYEAAVAGAIPILRPLRESLAGDKVTRVLGIVNGTTNFILDKMDSSGAGFADALEEAQELGYAEADPTADVEGFDAAAKAAILASLAFHTRVTASDVHREGITEVSAADVASATEMGCVVKLLAICELREQPGGDEAVSVRVHPAMIPRSHPLASVREAYNAVFVESEAAGQLMFYGPGAGGAPTASAVLGDLVTVARNRREGVTGAGESAYADRAVLPMGEARTRYHVAIDVDDRAGVLATVATAFAEHGVSIRTVHQEGRDDDAQLVVVSHEATDAQLRATVEHLQQMDIVREVSSVMRVEGGAE